The following coding sequences lie in one Actinomycetes bacterium genomic window:
- the rpsE gene encoding 30S ribosomal protein S5: MAAPRRGGGAGGNERRDRRDGGRGGVEKTAFIERVVAINRVAKVVKGGRRFSFTALVVVGDGDGTVGVGYGKAKEVPAAIAKGVEEAKKSFFKVPRIQGTIPHPVQGEKAAGVVMLRPAAPGTGVIAGGPVRAVLECAGIHDVLSKSLGSDNAINVVHATVDALRRLERPEAVAARRGLPIEDVAPAALLRARAAGES, translated from the coding sequence ATGGCTGCACCCCGCCGTGGTGGCGGAGCCGGTGGCAACGAGCGACGCGACCGTCGTGACGGTGGCCGCGGAGGCGTCGAGAAGACCGCCTTCATCGAGCGCGTCGTTGCGATCAACCGGGTCGCCAAGGTCGTCAAGGGCGGCCGACGCTTCAGCTTCACCGCGCTCGTGGTCGTCGGCGACGGCGACGGCACCGTCGGAGTCGGCTACGGCAAGGCCAAGGAGGTCCCGGCCGCCATCGCCAAGGGCGTCGAGGAGGCCAAGAAGTCCTTCTTCAAGGTGCCCCGGATCCAGGGCACCATCCCGCACCCCGTGCAGGGGGAGAAGGCGGCCGGCGTCGTCATGCTCCGCCCGGCCGCCCCCGGCACCGGTGTCATCGCCGGTGGTCCGGTGCGCGCCGTGCTCGAGTGCGCCGGCATCCACGACGTGCTGTCCAAGTCGCTCGGGTCGGACAACGCGATCAACGTGGTGCACGCCACCGTTGACGCGCTGCGTCGCCTCGAGCGTCCCGAGGCGGTGGCCGCTCGCCGCGGCCTGCCGATCGAGGACGTCGCGCCGGCAGCGCTGCTGCGGGCACGGGCCGCAGGGGAGTCCTGA
- the rpmD gene encoding 50S ribosomal protein L30, whose amino-acid sequence MGRLKVTQTGSPIGGTHSQRQTLRSLGLKRLHDVVVKEDRPEIRGMVRTVQHLVAVEEVE is encoded by the coding sequence ATGGGCCGCCTCAAGGTCACCCAGACGGGCTCGCCGATCGGCGGGACCCACAGCCAGCGTCAGACGCTGCGCTCGCTCGGCCTCAAGCGCCTCCACGACGTCGTCGTCAAGGAGGACCGGCCGGAGATCCGCGGCATGGTCAGGACGGTCCAGCACCTGGTCGCCGTCGAGGAGGTCGAGTAA